A segment of the Lycium ferocissimum isolate CSIRO_LF1 chromosome 5, AGI_CSIRO_Lferr_CH_V1, whole genome shotgun sequence genome:
tcgatagaatgatcgatgcgacggccgggcatgagatgttaagttttctcgatgcttactcctggtataaccaaatccggatgcacccagaggatcaagagaaaacatcctttattACCCGGTATGGGACTTCTTTATTAATGTCATGCCCTACGggttaaaaaatgccggtgcaacttaccaacgcctagttaatgggatgttcgaagaacagatagggaaaataatggaagtttatattgatgaaatggtagtcaagtccctggaaacagatgaccatttaaaacattagTAGAAAACCTTTGACGTACTTCgtaaatacaacatgaagcttaacccgAAGAAATGTGCCTTCGGTGTCCGATCTGGCAAGTTCTTGGGTTTCATGGTATCCAACCGAGGGATTGAATCAAcccggacaagatcaaagccatcgaggatattgaggtggtgaataacgtcaaaggagtgCAGAGGCTCACCGGAAGGATAGCAGCGGCAGTCGTTTCATTTCGTGGTCTTCGGATAAAAGTCACCATTTCTTCTCCTtattaaggaagaagaatgacttcgttTGGACACCGGAATGCCAAAGGGCCTTACAGGAATTAAAAAGATATTTGTCCAGCCCGCCTCTGCTGCACACACCGAAGGCAGATGAGCAGTTGTTTCTCTACCTTGTCGTATCCGAGGTAGGGTGTAAGTggtgttttggtccgagaagaatcAGGTACGCAATTTcctatatattatgtgagtaggacTTTAGAGGAtgcggagacccgttatcccCACCTTGAAAAGTTGGCTTTGGCATTGGTAAGTGCTTCAAGGAAGCtcaaaccttactttcaatgccatccgatatgCGTAGTGACTACTTATCCTCTAAAgaatatcatgcataaaccggAATTGTCGGTAGACTGACCAAATGGGCCGTAGAGATTAGCAGATATGATATCGAATAAACCCCGGACGACCATTAAGTCTCAAATCTTGGCcgattttatgattttacccccgctatgatccccgaggttgaGAAAGAGCTTCTGCTCACCTCGGGAAAGGCTTCGGGTATTTGGTCTTTACACACGGACGGAGCCTCCAACCTAAAAGGTTCCGGGCTAGGCATCGTCCTTAAAACCCCCGCCGGGGATGCCATTAGACAGTCGATTAGAActattaaattgactaacaatgaagccgagtataaggctatgattgcaggtttggaattagCTCGGAGTATGGGGCCGAAATAATCGAAGCAAAGTGCGACTCTCTCTTGGTCGTTAACCAAGTGAATAGCGTCTTCGAGGTTAAGGATGAACGAATGCAAAGGTATTTGGAGAAAACACAAGTGATACTACACCGATTTAAAGAGTGGACAGTGCAACATGTGCCCAGGGAGCAGAACAACGAAGACGACGCATTGGGCAGTTTGGGCTCTTCGATCGAGGGGAAGGAAATCAACCCCGGAACCATAGTGCAGTTGATGAATTCGGCGGTAGAAAACCAGCATGCTGAAATAAACACGATGGGtctaacttgggattggcgcaacaaatacatcgactacttgcaagatggaaagctcccgaatgacccaaaagaatcacgGTCACTAAGGACAAAAGCAACACGGTTCTGTTTAATAGACGGTCAATTGTATCGACGGTCTTTCTTCGGACCCCTGGCTAAGTGTTTGGGTCCCGGAGAAaccgattatgtgatgagagagGTCCACGAGGGTACCTGCGGTAATCACTCCGGTGCAGACGCCTTAGTTCGAAAAATTATCAGAGCCGGTTATTACTGGAACCGGATGGAGGAGGACtcgaagaattttgtccgaaaatgtgATGGGTGTCAAAGGCATGCCCCGATGATCCATCAACCCGGGGAGTTGCTACACCCGGTGATATCACCATGGCCTTTCATGAAGTGGGGGATGGACATTGTTGGTCCTTTGCCATGGGCACCAGGTAAAGCccgttttattttatttatgactgactatttctccaaatgggttgaagcgcaggcttttgaaaagattagagaaaaggaggttattgacttcatatgggaccacattatttgtcgtttcggcatcccggccgaaataacttgtgataacggtCCTCAGTTCGTTGGTAGCAAGGTCAATAATTtcctcgaagggttgaagatcaagaaaattgtatcaactccgtatcacccaaGTGCAAACGGACAGGCGGAATCcacgaacaaaacaataattcaaaatctaaggaaaagacttgaaacatcgaAGCATCACTGGAGGGAAGTTCTACCGGAGGTATTGTGGGCTTACAGAACCACATCAAAATCAAGCACGGGAGAAACGCCtttctcgttggtctacggggCCGAAGCCCTCATCCCAGTAGAAGTTGGTGAACCGAGCCTCCGATTCAGATACGCCACCGGTGGgtcaaacgaggaggccatggccaTAAAACTCGACCTCACGGACGAACTTCGCGAAAATGCGTTGGTCCGTATTGCAGCCCAGAAACAgagaatggaaaggtactacAATCGGAGGACCAATTTTCGACATTTTCAAgttggggacttggtgcttcggaaagttactttgaacaccaagaatcccaacGACGGAAAGTTGGGTCCGAACTGGGAAGGGCCGTACAAGATAACAGGAATAACGGGTAAAGGGTCGTACCagctggaatccatggacggacaacggttgcgcaataactggaatgtggctcatttgaagagatactactgctaaggtatggaCGCCTACCCTTGTGATTATTTTTGttaatctttccttttttgcAGGAAGTCAAATACCGGATGAagttaggtctgaaaacacgtgttgcactcttttccttagtacgattttgtcccgaagtgggttttccgacaaggtttttaatgaggcaacaagtacaacgtgttacttgaTAAAAACGAGGATAAGTATCCGGAAACTCGGGGGTATATCCTACGAGTGGGGacttgatagtgcttacccgatcATGCAGCTCGgataaacactaggggactactataccCACATCGAGGAGGCTTACCCCGGTAAATAGAAAATGAAGCAGCTCAACAAAGCAAGTGAATGCTGTTAGGTACCACCCCGGAGAAGTCCTCGAAATTTTGTATTTCTCACCTTCGTCCAAAACcggaccttctgtattaggtttcgatgtaaggaccaaatgatcagaacgaatcgtgtccacttagtatttgctacggcaaaaacagaaggaaacggaCGAAGTCTTCATATCATGTACGTGCAAATACTTGCAATATAAAGATTATTAAAAATTCATTTCGGATGTGTCTTCTTGTTAAACACCCTACACCGGTGATTACCGCCGAAATTCGGCATCATTTTATATAAATACCCTACACCGGGGACTATAGTCGAAACTCGACAAAGGCATCAAGGTCGCATTGAACCAAGCCAAAATCttttaacaccctcgaatggggactgctatatcaaaatttgataaggCAGGGATTCAGGTGTCCGAACCTAATCTATGACAAGTAAGCGGTCGAAAAACATCGGCCCtaaaatgcctaacgtgattcggagacgtctgaattcacagaGCATAAATAAGTCCCACGGGCAAACCACTCGATCAAATGCCCGGACAAAATGTACCGGACGAAGAGAAAAGCCAACTTTTAGGCACAGTCCGAAAAAAATGACTCCGAGCCTTTGATTGTTCTTTAACGGGATTAGCGATTAGGGCGAAAGTCATAACAAGCATTCCGATAAAAGAATAAAGAGAATCAGAAGGAAAAATGCACATTCCATATACGAAGGGTTTTtacatccgaaacttctaaaaCAAAACAAGCCAAAAAGGCAAAAGCAAAATAAAGGCTAGTGCAGGCCCTGATCTACCCGGTGCAGCTGGAGCCGAAGTGCTCGGATACCGTTCTCTCAGAATCCTCAGACTCGGTGTCAAGGGCTTTCTTAGCTTCCTCCTCGATTGTTCTGGCTTCGAGTATCAGAGCCGGGAGGTCCCCAAATCCTTGTTGAGCTTGTTCAAGGGTGGCCCTCCGGGACTTCCACCGTTCATATGCAACCGCAATCGTGGTATGAGCCTCGGCAGCCTCCACATTCTTAAGAGACTCCTCCAAGTCGGCCTCAGCTTTGGCCAATTTAGCCACTAATTCCGACCTCTCTTCATCGAGAATTCTTTGAACTTGAGTAGCCGACTCAAGCTCGGCCTTCAGAATGTCATTGGCCTCGGCTGTCTCCTCGAATTTGGTTTTGAGCTCGTCGCATATCCGGGCCCTATCCTCGGCTTTCTGTTCAAATACCCTCAACTTCTCCTTATACTCAGCATTCTCGGATTCAAGCAGCCTATGCCTCTCGGCCAACTTCACGGCATCAGTCTTGACCGAATCAAGCTCACTTTGGAGTTGGGAGATAGTGGCCTCGAGTTCACCGAGCCTCGAAGAAAAACGGGCATTGTCTTGGCTAAGGCCGACCTTATCCGCTTCCAGGAGCCGATTCTTTTCAACCATTCCGGCCAACTCAGCCTTCAAACTAAGATTTTCGGCCTTCGCCGCTTCGAGCTCGGGTTGAAGGTTGGAGAGGGCAGCTGCCCGGTTCAattgatcttctttttcttgcaaAAGGTGCCGGAACTTTTCCGTTTCCCGACCCTGGGCATCCAGCTGGCCTTTAAGGTCGTCAACCTCTTGCTGAGCATGGATAAAGGCCTCATTGACGAGCACCACACTCTgtaaaagaaacaagaagttaAACTTGGATAAAACTAGAGCTAAGGTTCAcattgaattatggaaagattgGATGATAAGCTTACCCGGTTACTATCGTGCATGCCCTCATTAATGAGGCTCTACTAGGGGACTTCAGCCATCTTTCTCTTATCTGAGTCCGAAATGAGGGGCCTCAGATAGCTTGCTATTCCCACAGGACGGGACAAGAAGCTGCAATCCTCGGGGACGGTAACCGTGGCCGACCTTGTCCTCCTCGATTCCACGCTCGGGGCCGGGAAGACACGTACTAGGCTTTCCCTTGAACCAGTTTCGGTGGCTCGGCTAGCCGCCCTAGTGACCCGAGGGATAGGGAGATGTCCAAAATCGGCTGCTTCCCCGATTGCAGGTGGTGTATCCGAGAAAATGTCATCGAGGTTATCCAACCTCGGCGCAGAGGAAGTTGGAGCAGCCCCAGCGATCTCGGTAGAGGCAGGTGCCTCGGATGTTGCAGCTGGGTCGCCACCCAGCAGTGGGCCGTTATCCATTGGAGCCTTGGTATCAGGGATCGACTCAGCTCTTTGTTCGGCTTCAGCAGTCGAAGCTAGCCCGGATCTTCTAGTCCTTTGCAGGGGGTCTCTTCAGATGAAGCGTCACCTGAAATGTCAACATATTCAATTGACCTTAGAGGAGTCGGATAAAGAATTTCTTCCCCACCTGTGTGCAGTGCCGGAGCGGAAGGTCCTTCCTCGGTTGTAGGAAAGGGAGGAATGGTGGTCTCCTCCTCCGGAACAGAGGCGACAGAGGGGGCCACACCGACCCTTCGAATAAGAAAATCGGGCTCTGATTCATCCCTCAGAGTCCGAACAACGCTCCTTGCCCTTTTCTTCGGTTTCTGTCCTTTGTCCGAGGCTTTTCTCCGCCTCTTATTGGCAACAACAATAAGCCGAGATGTCCCTACTGAATCAAATTCAGGAACCGGCGTAGCAGGCTCGGCTGTTGGTTCCGGTCTTGGCTCCACCGAGCCCCTGGGTAAACCTGAATACCGAAGgggttataaaaagaaaaaagaaaaaaggagaagataCAGTATATACCAAATCAAGGAGAGTATTACCATGGTTTTGGGCGACCCATCGGCCACGCGACAGGTCCCCCCATGTCCGTTTTTCATGGGTGTGTTGACCGATGATTGCTCCAACCCATTCATTCATGTTCCGGACGGCCGGAGGTATCCATGCCACAGCTGATaaaaagagagaaggggagaAATTGTGTGAATACAAGGGAGCAAGTGTTGACAAAGCATGGAAGAATAATTATTGAAGGGAGAACTGAGAAACTTACGTCTATCGTTCCACCTCTCCGGAAAAGGCATGTAATCAGCCGGAATAATGTCCGCGGTCCTCACCCGGACATAGCGTTCTAACCAACCTCGATCTCTGTCTTCGTCCATCTTTGAAAAGATCGGGTTCCGACCTCGCTTGGCGAGCTTTATCACACCCCCTCAAAATAGCCTCGGGGAATACAACCGGATGAGTGCGCCATCGTGAATACCTCATTGAAGTTGTTGGCCAATAACCGGAGGCAGGCCACGATCCTCCAGAGGGTCGGACCAATTTGGGCCAGGTTCACATTATGCGTCTGGCACATCTCCAAAATAACCGGGTCAATTGCAGGGACGAGCTTGAGTTTAAAAGGATAGGTGTAAACATACAAGAAGCCTTCCCTATGATCGATGACAGATTCGTCAGGCCCGGGGCGAACACTTGCATCGGACGGTTATCCCATCCGCAGTCAGCCCGGACCTGGTCAAGTTTATTCTCGGTAATAGACGAGGATATCGCCTTACATCAAACCCTCTATCCGCAATCGGAGAAGGCTTCTCGACTTCAAATTCTTTGTTATAGTTGGGTTTGGACGGTACCATGTCCGAAGCGGTAGGTTCAATGAAGGTTTTTCCCTTGGGTTGTGAGGTTGGCTCGGCTCCCTGAGAAGAAACCGAGGGAACATCCTAGGAGGTAgtttcggtgttggcagacatttgAGAGATGTAAAAAAGGAAGATTTGTGAATTTGAAGTAGGAAACGAAACAGGTAATATaagaaaagattgaaaaggGCAGTTGGAAAATTCAAAATGACGAACGAAAGAAGAAACACAGCAACATTTTCGATCAAAGAACAACAATGGAGAAGTTGGCAGCGTTGGCTTTTCTTACGATCAAAACAAGCAAGAAAAGGAGATGAGAACGATCAAACAAGCAAGAAAAGGAGATGGAAACGATCGAAacagcaagaaaatatgagatgaaaatgatcagaagtgaagaagtgaaagTGGTGAAATGAAGGGGTTAaaggccttatataggcatggtAACTGTAGCGGTTACAGAGGCCAGCCAACCGGGGGTGCCACGTGTCCCAcaattaatgagacgtgataCGAGGCGACGTGGGTTACGGCGGTTCCCGAGATCGGCCATTCGGGACAAGACACGTGGCCGATATCAGAGGGACGTGACAtaactgttcccgccaaaacTAAAAGATAAGGACGGGCTTATGAAACCACCGGTTTTGTGACTTATCCACTTCCCATTACTCCGGTAAAACTACggtccggaaagtgtggggactatctgtatacggtaaaaatcggatatATGCAAGACCGGTGACACCGGGGCCGAGGGTAAGATCAAATGAGCACGAGTATGATCAGTCTTTTCTTCAGACCGGGGGATTGCACCAGATGTGGCTGATCCGAGAAAAGATAAGTAAATCAGTTGGTCCGGTGTCTCCGGACCAAACTCGGCGttgccgttagtccggtttctccaagTCAAGTtctcgtggccgttagtccggtttctccatgtccgaattgatcgtggccgttggtccggttaatcTGTTGCGGAACCGCCACGCGTCAAAACCGTTCTGCCATTTTGTACTGAcaaccgtacgggtgtcagaccgtacggtccaactttatccttttagggtttctttattctaaaaagGCTTTGTGTTGTATGTAAGGCCCAtgaggcaaaactataaatagaggacatttccctacttttagggGTTAGCTCTTTGagatctagaacattgtaatagaaaatattctctctctctctctctctctctctctctctctctctcttttggtCCGAATCAGTGGCATTTTGATCTTGCTTATTCATTCAACATTAGTTAATTTAATCATCAATGTCtacatattatttcaaggcATTACcacatatactcatatatacatattatcgCATATGAGTTCATACATATTCCACATCaacccaaaatagattaaagtttgtctacatatcctatacctcacctataaattcaattgattactTAAATTCGGGGTAAACTGGAACTAATTAAACAACgaagaaaaatattattgcTTCTTTTGTGACAGACTGTAGAATATCTTCGGATCATATGAGACCCATAAATTTGGGGgcactatggttgactttataCCCATGAACTTTTGTTTTTTGCTTTTCTTGGGCTGTTTAAAAGTTGAGGCTACAAAATTAACAGAGTATTAAAGAGAAAagaaaccttaacaaaatcaagataagATACAAGAAAAGAGAAACAAAGTCCTTTATTTTGGCAGCATCTTTAGCCTTAGAGGAATATGCCCTATAACATAGTTGGCATTCATATATGCAAGTACTCTAGTTGAGTTGTTTAATAGTTACACGTACTTTTGAAAGATGAGGTAGGAGCTTCTATGATGTGCTCACTTGTTACACAGAAATAAACATGTTAAAATGGTAGCAGGGAAAATGAAATGGCTAAGTGCGTGCAGtaggaaggaaaatattttcaagaaaataagtggttttttttgtgtgtgtgttcggtacgtaagcaaaatatatatatatatatattatctaaaAGCATTTGTGAATAATCTAGACAAATATTATGGGAGGTGGGGGTAGGAGTGTGGGGTGGTGCGGATGACTGCTACGAGGTAGGCGTGAAGATAAAGTGTGTTGAAGGGGTGGGGAGGACACAATCAATGTGGAATGCCACTTGTGGAACTTGATTTCCCTACCTCCTACTAAGAAAGTTATTTTCCACATTTTTAAGGAGCTTGTTTTGCTAGAGAAAATGTTTCTTTAAATAAATTGACCGACCAAACatcaaaaatttgagaaatgtttTCTGAAAAGTATTTTCCTCCGTACTAAACACACCCTAAAACTcataagaaattaattaaaggaCTAGAACAAATTGAACaaactatatataatattatagcaTTAGGTTAATTAGTTGTGTACTCGAAATCATGAACGGAGCTAGGGCCAGACCAAAAATCATGAGGTACATTTGAAGTTTTTGcacggatttcccttcaaacgcacttgtctttaatttttgtccttgtatctgtggtctttaatttttatccctcccGCTTATTTAGTAAAATATTCAGACCTGACTTGCTCGGCGTAAGTTATGtaacatttttatctttcaGAAACTGAGCTATCGCCTCGCTCGGCATAAGTtctgtaggaattaagttatgcggCATAAGTTCTGtagtatttttcagattatattgaatgttgaaagttttgtcttttccggcataacttgtgtggatgttatgatacatatgcgGAAGCTAAATATAAACTTTGCCGAGTGAAATCTAAACTTATGTCGTTTTTcagattatattgattgttgCAAGTCTTATCTTTCCCGGCATAACTTTTgggatgttatgatacatatgccgaAGCTAAACATAAACTTTGCGGAGTGAAATCTAAGTTATGCCGCGCCAAAAGTgctgaaggccaaaaattaaagatcacccaaAATAAGGACATTTGTGCGAATAACCAACTAAGATAATCTTTGTCAAGTAGTTGCGGACACGGGACATCGAATATGTTAGTTTGGGAAAATCCAATATAGAGTACCTCGAAGGGATGTTGAATGAATTGATCTTACCATCTAATAGTTGAAAACAAAACTGTTGTCCAAATACATAGTTGTTAGGTTGATCCAAATGCATATTTAGGGTAGTAGCAGGAAACTTGACGAACAATATAAGTGTTTTAAGCACCAAACAgacaaggaaaaaggaaaaaaaaaggagactGGATGTGTGTTGGGTGAAGGATGAAAAAGAtaagaggaaagaaaaatcattgACTACTACGGAAACGAGAGAGATATCTATACTTCAAGCTCAGCACACATCCTAAGTGGGAGAGCAATACAAGCGTCGTGCTGTTAGGCGACGCAGCCTGAATGTTGCAACTTAGATGGTAAAAGCCCAGTAGCCGAAAGTATCACTAGCTTATGCTCTGATCCGAGTAGCACATGGCACGAAGTTTTACCATAACATTCCTCTAAGAACCGGTATAGAATTGATTCACTTATGGAATCATGAA
Coding sequences within it:
- the LOC132057789 gene encoding uncharacterized protein LOC132057789, giving the protein MDNGPLLGGDPAATSEAPASTEIAGAAPTSSAPRLDNLDDIFSDTPPAIGEAADFGHLPIPRVTRAASRATETGSRESLSVVLVNEAFIHAQQEVDDLKGQLDAQGRETEKFRHLLQEKEDQLNRAAALSNLQPELEAAKAENLSLKAELAGMVEKNRLLEADKVGLSQDNARFSSRLGELEATISQLQSELDSVKTDAVKLAERHRLLESENAEYKEKLRVFEQKAEDRARICDELKTKFEETAEANDILKAELESATQVQRILDEERSELVAKLAKAEADLEESLKNVEAAEAHTTIAVAYERWKSRRATLEQAQQGFGDLPALILEARTIEEEAKKALDTESEDSERTKFRIKVNAISEAQDLTKLTVDELIGNLKTYDMNMTLKKDEKHEVKREKSLNIKAAREDSSDDESELAYLTRRFIKLIRKSGGISKAGSSSRNDYLCHRCGRPSHFAKDCSLSKQDSYDRTARRNQLPDKRFRRKAVADEIVKQALAASRDSSCESEDDDARGHTSMVVIEDEASKYESIFALMSKSDSDDSDESDEVEEVNFLEVKKNLKTYSLNKLMSLSGVLIDAYHALIAEKDTLTLKISNSKLERDNLLVSIGEMREQVD